A genomic window from Candidatus Sulfotelmatobacter sp. includes:
- a CDS encoding DUF1080 domain-containing protein: MTARPKVLVFAILILMILLPFYGAAENPSQSSGQSFLGRWDLTLKTPQREAPSWLEITREEGHFKARLVSRWGHARDLPKVEVSNDRITFVSPKEEEERKDDMVFEGKLSGNTLAGTTTGPDGTQWQWTGLRAPGLVRTSAPKWGRPMSLFNGKDLSGWMPSDPNATAPWKVEDGTLVSPGHGPELISNAKFNDFKLHVEFNCARGSNSGVYLRGRYELQIEDDPEPEGPTMRTGGIYGFIAASPEQPRRPGEWQSYDITLVGRMITVVQNGQTIIDKQEIPGITGGALDSREGLPGPIYLQGSETGHVAFRNITITPAQ, from the coding sequence ATGACTGCTCGGCCAAAAGTGTTGGTGTTTGCAATTTTGATCCTTATGATTTTGCTGCCATTTTATGGCGCGGCCGAGAATCCTTCTCAGAGCAGTGGCCAATCGTTTCTCGGTCGGTGGGATTTAACCCTTAAGACTCCGCAGCGCGAGGCCCCCTCCTGGTTGGAAATCACTCGGGAAGAGGGACATTTCAAAGCGCGACTGGTGAGTCGTTGGGGACACGCCCGGGACCTTCCGAAAGTTGAGGTCTCAAACGATCGCATCACATTCGTTTCGCCGAAGGAGGAGGAAGAAAGAAAAGACGACATGGTGTTCGAGGGCAAGCTGTCTGGCAACACCTTGGCCGGAACGACGACCGGGCCTGACGGTACGCAATGGCAATGGACGGGTCTCAGAGCACCTGGCCTAGTGAGAACGAGCGCGCCGAAATGGGGGAGGCCAATGTCGTTGTTCAACGGCAAGGACCTGTCCGGGTGGATGCCGAGCGATCCCAACGCAACTGCACCATGGAAGGTTGAAGACGGAACCCTGGTCAGTCCCGGGCACGGGCCTGAATTGATTTCTAATGCGAAATTCAACGATTTCAAGTTACATGTTGAATTCAATTGTGCACGCGGGTCGAACAGCGGTGTCTACCTGCGTGGTCGATACGAACTCCAAATTGAGGATGATCCTGAACCAGAGGGGCCGACCATGCGCACCGGGGGTATCTATGGCTTCATCGCCGCCTCGCCGGAACAACCGCGGAGGCCAGGAGAGTGGCAGAGCTATGACATTACTTTGGTAGGGCGAATGATTACAGTGGTGCAGAATGGGCAGACGATTATCGATAAGCAGGAGATCCCCGGCATCACCGGCGGTGCTTTGGACAGTCGTGAGGGCTTACCAGGCCCCATTTACCTTCAGGGAAGCGAGACCGGACACGTTGCCTTTCGGAACATCACGATCACACCGGCGCAGTAA
- the glyA gene encoding serine hydroxymethyltransferase, which produces MPNQTAAMYRPLHESDPQIAAAIDNETRRQHEGLELIASENFVSEAVLEAAGSVFTNKYAEGYPGKRYYGGCEYADVVENLARDRAKQLFGAEHANVQPHAGSQANMEAYAAVLQPGDTILGLNLAHGGHLTHGHHLNFSGKTYKIVPYGVTRETETIDYDELGRIAEKERPKLIIGGGSAYPRTIDFSRMRQIADKVGAFFLVDMAHFAGLVAGGAHPSPVPHAHIVTSTTHKTLRGPRAGMILSKAEFAQAIDKVVFPGMQGGPLVHIMAAKAVCFQEAMQPEFRDYAWQVVANAKVLAQTLADEGFRIISGGTDTHLMLVDVFSKGMLGSEAEKALGEAAITVNKNAIPFDTNPPMKPSGVRIGTPALTTRGMKESEMMQIGRWIAEVLLQRTDAALLSRVRKQVLGLCEAFPLYADRRAKAQAEVRT; this is translated from the coding sequence ATGCCCAACCAGACTGCTGCGATGTACCGTCCGCTCCACGAAAGCGATCCGCAGATCGCCGCTGCGATCGACAACGAAACTCGCCGCCAGCACGAAGGACTGGAACTGATCGCCTCGGAAAATTTCGTCAGCGAAGCCGTGCTCGAGGCCGCGGGTTCGGTGTTCACAAATAAATATGCGGAAGGATATCCCGGCAAGCGTTATTACGGGGGCTGCGAGTACGCGGACGTAGTTGAAAATCTGGCGCGCGACCGGGCAAAACAGTTGTTCGGCGCAGAACACGCGAACGTCCAGCCGCATGCCGGCTCGCAGGCAAATATGGAGGCCTACGCAGCCGTGCTCCAGCCGGGCGATACGATTCTGGGACTCAACCTGGCCCATGGCGGCCATTTGACGCACGGGCATCACCTGAATTTTTCCGGCAAGACGTACAAGATCGTGCCCTACGGCGTGACCAGGGAAACGGAAACCATCGATTATGACGAATTGGGAAGAATTGCAGAAAAAGAGCGGCCGAAGCTGATCATCGGCGGAGGAAGCGCCTACCCGCGTACCATTGATTTCTCGCGCATGCGCCAGATTGCAGACAAAGTCGGCGCGTTTTTCCTGGTCGACATGGCGCACTTCGCAGGCCTGGTGGCCGGCGGCGCACATCCGTCGCCGGTGCCGCACGCGCACATTGTGACTTCGACGACACATAAAACTCTTCGCGGCCCGCGCGCTGGGATGATACTTTCCAAAGCCGAGTTCGCGCAGGCCATCGACAAGGTCGTCTTCCCTGGAATGCAGGGCGGGCCGCTGGTCCACATCATGGCGGCGAAGGCGGTGTGTTTTCAGGAGGCGATGCAACCTGAGTTCCGCGACTACGCGTGGCAAGTGGTTGCCAACGCCAAGGTTTTGGCGCAGACGCTGGCCGACGAAGGCTTCCGCATTATTTCCGGAGGCACCGACACGCACCTCATGCTGGTCGATGTGTTTTCGAAGGGCATGCTGGGCAGCGAAGCGGAAAAGGCTCTGGGCGAGGCTGCGATCACCGTGAACAAGAACGCCATCCCGTTCGATACCAATCCGCCGATGAAGCCAAGCGGCGTCCGGATCGGGACGCCAGCTTTGACCACGCGCGGCATGAAGGAAAGCGAGATGATGCAGATCGGCCGCTGGATTGCCGAAGTGCTTCTCCAGAGAACGGACGCGGCTTTGCTGAGCCGGGTCCGCAAGCAGGTTCTTGGTCTGTGCGAGGCTTTCCCACTCTATGCAGACCGTCGCGCGAAAGCGCAAGCCGAGGTGCGGACATAA
- a CDS encoding glycosyltransferase family 1 protein has protein sequence MKIAIDIRRMTEFGVGTYIRNVVRTLGRIDHENEFLLIGSPAKVQEIGELPPNFQTVPLLTSDRSIQGYREFRTALRQIECDLVHIPNLFSVPRMLPCPYVMTVHDMLDHMSRAREQTGFWRSLHFHMTKRVLAGAARIFAVSNFTRTEIEKLFEVPSDRVEVVYNAIDERFLHGHASTADRDLIARRYQVTYPFLLYAGRISPHKNVVRMIEAFSALKTELERDSAYPDLKLIIIGDDLSGNPDLRRTVVRSGVQNDVRFLGFVPIEVLRIFYDEAKMFVFPSLYEGFGLPPLEAMAHGTPVVTSNVSSLPEVVGNAAVLVNPENVFEIMRALHRVLMDRALRERMKERGYEQAKKFSWETSVRRILVSYSHIAHDGPHTPQQHAAD, from the coding sequence GTGAAGATCGCCATCGACATTCGGCGGATGACCGAGTTTGGCGTGGGTACCTACATCCGCAACGTGGTTCGGACACTGGGCCGAATCGATCACGAGAACGAGTTTCTGCTGATCGGCTCTCCGGCCAAAGTTCAGGAAATCGGAGAACTGCCGCCCAATTTTCAGACCGTCCCGCTCCTCACGTCGGATCGTTCGATTCAAGGCTACCGCGAATTCCGCACCGCCCTGAGACAGATCGAGTGCGACCTGGTGCACATTCCCAATCTTTTTTCGGTGCCGCGGATGCTTCCCTGCCCCTACGTAATGACCGTACACGACATGCTGGATCACATGTCGCGCGCCCGCGAGCAAACCGGGTTCTGGCGATCACTTCATTTTCACATGACCAAGCGCGTGCTGGCGGGAGCGGCGCGGATTTTTGCCGTATCGAATTTCACCCGCACGGAAATCGAGAAGCTGTTTGAAGTTCCGTCAGATCGGGTCGAAGTGGTCTACAACGCGATTGATGAGCGCTTTCTACATGGCCACGCCAGCACCGCCGATCGGGACTTGATTGCACGCCGTTACCAGGTGACTTATCCCTTTCTGCTGTATGCTGGACGAATCAGTCCACACAAAAATGTAGTGCGTATGATCGAGGCTTTTTCCGCGCTAAAAACCGAACTAGAACGCGATTCGGCCTATCCCGATCTCAAACTCATCATTATCGGAGACGATCTTTCCGGCAATCCCGATCTGCGGCGAACCGTGGTCCGCAGCGGCGTGCAGAACGATGTGCGATTTCTCGGTTTCGTGCCCATTGAAGTGCTGCGAATTTTCTACGACGAGGCCAAGATGTTCGTCTTTCCTTCGTTGTATGAAGGCTTCGGATTGCCTCCCCTGGAAGCTATGGCGCACGGCACTCCCGTAGTCACTTCGAACGTGTCCTCGCTGCCGGAGGTGGTTGGCAACGCGGCGGTGCTGGTGAATCCCGAAAACGTATTCGAAATCATGCGCGCGCTGCACCGCGTTCTCATGGACCGCGCTCTGCGCGAGCGCATGAAAGAACGTGGTTACGAGCAGGCTAAGAAGTTCTCCTGGGAAACATCGGTGCGGCGCATTCTTGTCTCTTATAGCCATATCGCTCATGATGGGCCGCATACGCCTCAGCAGCATGCGGCAGACTAA
- a CDS encoding GAF domain-containing protein, with protein MMQVHDELLHEFQEFAKTATTAQSVMERICQRLHEKMTRYNWVGFYLVDPADDGVLVVGAYVGSFTPNSRIPLNAGLCGAAARTGESVVVDDVTKDPRYLAGSPLVKSEIVVPIVVKNKLAAELDVESYFSGAFGPKEKDFVEACADVVAQYLAKK; from the coding sequence ATGATGCAGGTGCACGACGAACTGCTCCACGAATTTCAGGAGTTTGCGAAAACCGCTACCACAGCTCAATCCGTCATGGAGCGGATCTGCCAGCGGCTGCACGAAAAGATGACACGCTACAACTGGGTAGGTTTTTACCTGGTGGATCCGGCGGACGATGGCGTCTTGGTGGTTGGGGCTTACGTCGGAAGCTTTACGCCTAACTCGCGGATTCCCCTTAACGCCGGCCTCTGCGGTGCCGCGGCTAGAACCGGGGAATCCGTGGTCGTTGACGACGTCACCAAAGATCCGCGTTATCTGGCGGGATCGCCGCTGGTGAAGAGCGAGATTGTCGTTCCCATCGTGGTGAAGAACAAACTCGCCGCAGAACTTGATGTCGAGAGTTATTTTAGTGGCGCATTCGGGCCGAAAGAAAAGGATTTTGTCGAAGCCTGCGCCGACGTGGTCGCACAATATTTGGCGAAAAAATGA
- a CDS encoding DUF6800 family protein produces MSAPSRRPEIRRRRTRREKIVQLRKRLAAAKTDADRTRITAKLHKLSILSPGQPLVK; encoded by the coding sequence ATGTCAGCACCCAGTCGCCGACCAGAGATTCGGCGGCGCCGTACCCGTAGAGAAAAAATTGTCCAGTTGCGCAAGCGCCTGGCCGCCGCCAAAACCGATGCCGACCGTACCCGCATCACGGCCAAGCTCCACAAACTCTCCATCCTCTCGCCGGGCCAGCCTTTGGTGAAATAG
- a CDS encoding GNAT family N-acetyltransferase, giving the protein MQFAQAANPVTVVECQRGGFVISTDRARLDLNVIHAFLSTISYWAKGIPREVVARSIEHSLCFGVYDGTGAQVGFARVISDFATYAYIADVFILECHRGRGLGKRLMEFIVQHPALQGMRRWNLTTRDAHSLYAQLGFTPLKMPERYMEIQRVNMYEKI; this is encoded by the coding sequence ATGCAGTTCGCTCAGGCCGCCAATCCCGTCACAGTCGTCGAGTGCCAGCGCGGCGGATTCGTGATCAGCACCGACCGCGCGCGTCTCGATTTGAACGTGATTCACGCGTTCCTGTCGACCATAAGTTATTGGGCGAAAGGAATTCCGCGCGAAGTCGTGGCCCGCTCCATCGAGCACTCATTGTGCTTTGGCGTTTATGATGGAACCGGCGCGCAGGTCGGCTTTGCCCGCGTAATCAGCGATTTCGCGACATACGCCTACATTGCGGATGTGTTCATTCTGGAATGTCATCGGGGGCGCGGACTGGGCAAGAGGCTGATGGAGTTTATTGTGCAGCATCCGGCGCTGCAGGGAATGCGGCGCTGGAACCTGACGACTCGCGATGCCCACTCTTTATATGCGCAGCTGGGATTTACGCCGCTGAAAATGCCCGAGAGATATATGGAAATCCAGCGCGTGAACATGTACGAAAAAATTTAA